DNA sequence from the Paenibacillus physcomitrellae genome:
TGATTTAAAGTTTGCTGGGCAGCCGTGTTCCAGCGTACAACGCCGTTGTTGCCTACTGTTCTCATTTCCTCAATATCCGAGAATGGGTTATATAGACCTATATACACAAGCGTTGCAGCCGGATTGATTTGCTTCAGCTGCGCCACGATTGTCTTCAGCCTTTCGGAGGCCTGATCGATGGAAGTGTTCAGCTCGGCAGCCGTCGGCAGGTCGCCGCCACTTTCAAGCGCTTCAGCTCCTTGAAACAAGTCATTGCCGCCGATAGACAGCAGAATGACGCTGGCTTCCTTCAGCACGTGCTGAACGCCGTCCTCCTGTAGTTCATCTGTCAGCCCGCTTGTAAGCAGGCCGTTAATCCCCAGATTCCCGAGCAGCTTAACGTCGCGATCAGCCGCTTTGCTCTGCAGCAATTCGACTGCTCTTTCTCCGAATCCCTTGCCTTCATCGTCCCCCGTACCTTTAGCGAGGGAATCGCCGATGACGACCATCCCGATTTGACCAGTTGGAGGCAATTCAGCCGGTTCCTGCGTCCCTTTACCTATATCCGACGAGAAACCAGGGGCTGAAGCAGGGTTCACAATATCATGGACCGCATATACAAAACCGCCTAACAGCAGCAGGGTCGCTATTCCCGAAACGAGACTGACAATCAACCAAAGTTTAGATGACGAACGCATAAATGCCCTCCTGTCCGCAAACATGGATGCCCCTTTGTAAACCTGAACGACTCATTTGTAAATTTCGGTCTGATGGCACCGTTTTCCTTTAACCTTTACTTAACATAATTCTTCTCTACTTCATTTGCAAATTGTTCAAATATAATCTCTTGTTCTTTGGAGAAGACAGGCGTATAATAAAAAATGTAAGTAACTTACGGGTTATTAGCTTAGCTGGTAGAGCAGCCGACTCTTAATCGGCAGGTCGCAGGTTCGACCCCTGCATAACCCATTTGATCCATTCAGAGCTGCTTCTCACTCGAGAAGCAGTTTTTGTTTATTTTCCTAAAAATATGAGCCGGCCCAAATTGAAAACACCTTCCGCGGAATTCTCCACGAAAGGTGCCTCACAAGCCGATTTCATTACTTCCCTATAAATTCCTGAGACCAATAACCGTTATAATAGCCGACGCCGATTAACGTGTAATGAGGATTTAGCATATTTTGCCGGTGCCCCGGACTGTTCATCCAGTCCTTGACCACTTGCGCCGGTGTCTGCTGTCCTCGCGCTAAATTCTCACCTGCATAATTATACGAAATTTTGTAGCTGTCCATCATGTCGAATGGAGAACCGAATTTAGGAGAGGTGTGACTGAAATACTTGTGATTGTACATATCCACAACTTTGTCTTTGGCCAGCTTCGTCAGATTGGTATGAATAACCAGAGGTTTCAATCCGGCTTTCTGGCGCTCTTGATTAACCAGCTTGACCACCTGGGCCGCCTTATCAGCCTGAATCTTAGCGTAATTAAGCTGTACCGTCGATAGGGTCTTAACCGGAACTGCTCCGGCCTGGCCAGGCCCTACAGACAACATAGTAGAGAGGGCTAAAGAAACGGCTGTCCATACTGTGATTTGCTTCCATTTTCTCTTCATTCTGTTCTTCTGCATTTTGACTCTCCTATGCACTTTTTTACCAGTAGAAAGGCGTTCTTGTCACATTTTAACATGTTTTGTCTGCAAGGTCATCCCTTGGACGCAGAAATTTATAAGCTTTTTGTCATATAAACCTGCTGAACGACAGGAGAGAATCCCATACTTTTTAAGACCAGCCCGGTAAGGGCGCTGGCACTCTTGGGAAGGTTCGGAACACTCCGGTTGATGGCATCTCGGAAACCGTCAAACGCATGCCAAATAAGCTGCTTCAAAATCGCCACCGACTCCGGATGGCCGGGTAGTGCCTCGCATTGATAAAGAATCGTGGCAGCGTGTTCGCCCCCAGGCTGATAAATCTTTTTCCAATAGGCGTACCCTATAGTGTCCCCCGTCCCATCCTTCACTACAGCCGCGTCCCGGGCGCTCTGCCACTGGGTTTGCCAAGGATTTAACGCTTTGTAGAACGGGATATGAGCCATTTGAACCGGAGGGACAGCGACTAGCTCAAATGGTTTCAAAGCCGTGTCAGTGGCTTGTTTAGAAGGCATGACGGCTGGTTCTGCCGGTCCCTTGAGGCTTAAATGCTCCAGTTCATCCGTCTGGACGTATCCGGCCTTAAGATATAGGTGTATGGCCTTCTCATTCGCGCTGAGGGCCTCCAAGGTAGCCAACTGAACACCCTGCTCCCGAAAAAACGTCAAAGAAGCTTCGATCAAGCTGCGGCCGACCCCGCTTCCCCTGTATAAAGCAGCAACGCCCGTGCCTCCATTCCAGCCGATCTTCTGTTCTTTGGTTTCCCTTATTCCATTTAGTATGATGCCAGCCGGTTTCCCGTCTTGAAAGGCGACAAATGACAGTTCGCTCGACAGCTCTTCCGCTGCCATCCGTTTCAGAAAGGCATCCGGTGTTGTGGTAGCATCAAAAGCATATCCTTCGAATCCTTCGTTCCAGGCTTGAACGGCCTCTTCCAGGGTACAGGATTTTAATTTTCTGAGTTCCAGCAAAGCAGCTCCCCCTTAACACAAAATGGTGAAAATGATGTTAATGATCCGCATCCCTTCCCTTGTTCGTCAAACCCGGGCCATTCTCCTTCCATGCTGGCTGGAACGGTTTAACCGGGAGGAAAGTAGGAAAGACACGCTAATGCCTGGCTTCTTTGACATAAAAAAGAACCGGACTCCTCTTCTGCGGAATCCGGCTGCAGTCTATCTTCGCCTAATGCCTCCCCGCCCTGCACGGGTCGAGGGCTTCTTGATGGACGGCCTCGGCTTCGTATAACTGCCTGAGCCATAGTCTATACCGCCGCCGGGATTACGCTGAATACTGCCACGGCTGCCCGTGCCGGTATCCGAACCGCTTCCTGCTCCTCCGCCTCCGAAGAAGCCCCCCGTACTGCCTCCGGTCGTAGAACCGCGCCGGTTTACCGACCCTCTTTTCTCGACGGTAAGCGGCGGAGCTGCTTTCTTCTCAGAAGTTGAAGGCGTATGATAGCTTTGATTCGGTTCATAAATGTCCCGGCTTGTATATCCCCGGTATCCTCCGCCATAGCCGCCAAGTCCGCCGCTAAACAGGCTTCCGATAAGCTGAGCGGTTAAATACCCCTGAAGGAAGCTGGAATCATAGTTTTGCCTTACATAACTTTCCGAATCGACTTCAATCAGCGTGTCTTCGGGTTTGCTCGGATCTTTCTGAAGATGGTAATATTCGTCCCGATAGACGAGAAACATATGGTCAGGATCTGCGGCGGACATTTGATCCGGTGTACGCTGATTGGCCAGATCTGCCGCTACTTCCGGTACGGTTTCTCCAGCAGCCCTGTAAACATAAGAGGTAGAATCTCCGCTTTTGTTGACGGACTCCAGCGGATAATTTTCTTTAATGACAGAAGGGCTTCCGCAGCCGCTGAGAAGACCGGCAACAAGGCTGAGTATGACGACGATTTTAATGTATAAACTATGACCATTCTTCATGGGACCACTCCTATTTCGAGCGGATGACTTGAACATCTCCCGGGATGACTTTGGTTCCTTCATACAGCATAAATCTTCCGTCCTGCCATTCTATGCGCAGCAGGGAGAAATCATCGGCCTGGAACTGCCATACATGCTGTTCTCCGCCTTGCCGGAAAGGGGCTCTGCCTTGCACCATAACCCGCCCCTCATATTCTTCTTCCAAATAATGAATTTTGCCATCCAGTTCCAGCTCGGTCGGAACCTCTGCCGGATTGTCAAGCCGTCCGTCGACTTCCTGATACAGCACGTATTCGAGTTTCTCGCGTTCCTCAATATGAAGATATTTGATGTGACCACCATCCTGCAGGGTCAAAACCACCGCATTACGGCTTGGATTACGGACGCTGCCCGTCACCTGATAAGTGACCAGCTCCACCTCGCAAATATCGCCGGGCCCGAGATCCAGCATGCTCTTCTCCGGCAGCGGCGGTTCTTCTTTGGCGAATAAACGTCCAATTCTTTTTACCAGGTTCATTGTCGCTTCCCCTCTCGTGCTTAACCCTGCAGTGCAGGGGATGTCATAACAGAAGGAGAAACCAAAATCGTTTCTCCTTCAGGTTGCGCAGAACGCATCTTATTTAGAACGGTATTGTTTGCCTGCCCGTTAAGGCCGAACGAAACGATGAATCAGGATTGTTTATCGTATTGTTTCAACAAAGCGGCGAGTTCGTCTTCGACCTCTTTGTCTTTGCCAAGAGCATCAATTTCATCGTCGAGCGATTTACCTTTGGCGTGGATTTCGCCGGATGCTTCAGCTTGAGCTTCCATTTGCAGCATTTTCTCTTCCATACGCTTCATACCGGATGCTGCGCTGTCGGAATCAAAGCCGGAGATCGATTTGTTGATCTGGTGCTGAGCTTTGGCCGCATTGTAGCGGGCTACCAGCGTTTCGCGTTTATTTTTCAGCTCGCCCAGCTGTTTGCGCATTTCGTCCAGCTTGTCGCGGAGGTTGTCGGCAGCAAGTTTGTTCTGATCATAATTCGCTTTATATTCAGCCGCTTTCTCTTCAGCGGTTTTCTTCTCTTCCAGCGCACGGCGGGCCAGGTCCACATTGCCGGCTTTAGCTGCCGTATGCGCCTGCTCGTTGCGGCGGTTCACCAGCTCTTCCTGCTCTTCATAAAGCGATTTGAATCTTTTCTCGATCGCGATTTGGGCCGCTACGGCTTTCTCCGCATCTTCAAGATCCTCTTGCATGTCGCGGATATACTGGTCGGTCATTTTAATCGGATCTTCCGCTTTGTCGATCATCGAATTGATATTAGACATGGTTAAATCACGAAGTCTTTTGAAAATGGACATGGTTTAAATTCCTCCCGAGTATCAAATGGTTTTTATGATCATATTTACGTGTGATCTCAAGTTCAGTTTCATTTTTCCACAAAATCATTTAAAAATCAAAAGGCGTTTTCCATAAGTTGGGTTATTATCACGCTTGGCGGTAACTAAACATAGATATTTTATGCTTATGTAAAATTTTAGGTAAACTATTGAACTATCTCCTATTTCTTGGTAGCGTGAAGTTAGCTTTGGTCTTAAGTTAACGGAACGGGCAGCTGCCTTTACTACTAAGAAAGGAAGAACTTTATGTTTTTTTCAGAATTAAAAAGAGGAATATGTAATAAAAAAATGTTACTCGCCGTTATTATTGGATTAATTTTATTTTTTATATCTGACTACGCTGAAATCTTTACATTAATGACATTTGCTAATTTGAATGCTCCAGATATTAAAGGGAATCAGGCTGTCATAAATGATTTAATTATAAATGGTCAAAACAAATATCATATCTGGTTAAAAAGTTTTAACTATTTAGCAATAATATTCCCTTTGCTTATTGTCATCCCTTATTCTTCTTCCTATTTTGAAGAAAAAGAATCCAAATACTATTATTTTTTATTAACCCGTATGAGCGTTCAACGTTATATTGATGTGAAATTCTATGTGAATTTCTTAGTCGGAGGACTTGTCCTTTTTCTGCCTGAACTTATCTATTATATAGTTTTAAGTATTTTTTTTAGAAGCGATATTCTTCATCCCTTTATGTATCAACCAACCGGCATGTTTTCAAAACTATTTCTAACACACCCCGACACCTATATTTTTATTACGTTTATCATCCATTTTATATTGGGTGCATGTTTCACTTCAATTGCCTTAAGCTTAAGCAGCTACATAAAGAAGAAAATTGTAGTATACATCGCACCGTTTCTAATATTCATTGTTAGTTCAATTCTATTTGAAGCATTTTTACACCAACGTAGGTATTCACCCTTACAGTGGTTTCAATTTATTTTTAACGATGAAGTCACCTTATCATCCCTGGTAATTCCAGTTTTACTCCTAACCATTGTTTGTTATATAACATTTGCATTTCAAATCAAAAAAGCACAGAAACTTGGATAGCGAGGTCGAATACCTTTGACGATTTATACAAATTACCTATCATTAAAATTAAAGAACACCTTCATCAGCAAAAAAAGTTTACTATGGGTACTCATTTATTCCCTTCTTATTCTTTTAAATGCATTCAGTTCAAAACTAAACTCAAATTTTTGGGATCTCTTGATGATCCGAACGTTGGACCAACGGAATTTCCATCTGTTTTTTTTCTTACCCTGCTTTATATTTCTGCTTTATGATATATGTAATGATAAATTTATCACTTATTTAAGTGTCATCCGATTAAAACATAGATCTATATGGATTTATTCCAAACTGTCTTTAATTTTTGTGACGGGCTTTATTTACAGCCTTATTTATGTGGGTATCATTGGGCTTTTTTCACTGCTGCTGCTAGGGTTTGATAACAGTTGGAGTAAACCAACAAATGCTTATTATGAATTTACGAATTATCTCTCTCCTTCTACTGCTTTCTGGCTGGAAGTTATAAGGTACATTTCGGGATGCTGGGTTGTGGGAGCCATTTATTTGTTTATCTTTTGTCTAAGCCATTCCAATCGTAATCTGAAGGCCCTTCTAGGATGTTTTGCCGTCATTATTTTAAATTATATTTTTCAAATGGGCTCTTTCATGAGTTACTTCCCTTACATATACATCGATCCGCAATTCATCAATTATTTCACTAAAAACGATAAACTTATTTTGTATTGGTGGCATTACCATTGGGCGGTAATTGTTTTTACTATGTTATTAACGCTTCTTACTTCCAGATTGAGAAAAATTGAGTTTACGGAGGAAATATGAACCCTTTTAAAACTCTTTTTATTTTTAATATTCGCCATTTTAAAGTCCGGCACATTCTAGCAGCGTTGTTCCTTTTTGTTATGTTAACCGCTTTAACGATTAAAACAATGGCTAGCCATTCCTCTCTGACAGATGCGGTAGTTTATCACTTCGGTATTTTTTCAGCCACTCATTATGGTTACTTATTAATCATCAAATTACTGATGCCACATCTGATCTTTATGTATTTCGTTGAAAAGTATGTCACTGGCAATGTTATAGGGAATTCTGCCTATTTATTGTTGCGCATCAGAAACTTAAAAATGTGGGTCTTGTCTCACATAACTGTTCTGCTAACAGTAACAATCTTGTATTACAGTTTATACAACGTAACCTCTTGGCTTATTATCCGTTGTTTTTTTCATACGAACAAATTGACGTTATCTTTTTTAAACGAAGAATTGGGACAAGGCAAACCTATAAATCTTATTCCTTTGTTTTTTTCAGTACTAATGCTGCAGATTTTTGGAGCGGTCGCTCTCTCATTGTTGCAAACCGTTATTCATTTTTTGATTAAAGCTCCGAATATCGCCTATATAACCATTTGTATCCTTTTTCTGATTAATGTTTCAGTAGGACATGTAAATATTTGGTTAGGCAGCTTCTTTACTCTAGGAAAATATCCACTCTTAACAGGTCCTTTTAGTGAATCGACATTTTATTTATTTTTCCTGGTTCAGTTGGCTGTTTCAACCCTATGTTCGTTCGTTATTTATTGGAAAATACGCAGGCTTTATTAATTATTCAATTTTTGAAGGGAGAATCTTAGTAATGACAACAGCTATAAAGATCTCTAATTTAAATAAAAGTTTTAAACATGAAGTTATCTTACAAAATGTATCGTTGGAAATTGAACAAGGAAAAATAACGGGTTTCATTGGCCACAATGGAAGCGGGAAATCGGTTTTCTTTAAATTGATTTGCGGGCTGTTGCTGCCAGATACCGGATCCATTGAAATATTTGAAAAAAAACTGGGGAAGGAAATGGATTTCCCTGAAGATTCAGGAGCAGTCATCGAACATCCGGGTTTTCTGCCGGATAAATCCGGATTTCAAAATCTCAAGTATTTAGCTTCAATTCGGCGCACAATCACCGATGAGCAAATTAAAAAATCAATGATTGACGTAGGTCTTGATCCCGAGAATCCTAAGAAAGTCAAAGGATATTCACTAGGCATGAAGCAACGGCTTGCCATTGCTCAAGCTATCATGGAAAAACCTAAGCTTCTAATCCTAGATGAACCTATGAATGGCTTAGATAAAGACGGAGTTTCTCTCATACGTGACTTGCTCCTTAAGTTAAAAAGTGAAGGGGTAACCATTTTATTATCCAGCCATATCACCGAAGATATTAGAGTATTGTGCGATAAGGTTTACGAGTTTGAAAACAAACAACCTATTCCCGTCAATTTTAATGCTATGATCTAGGGTCTCAAGCAAAGTTTCAGCTTAGTATAAGACGGTTTCACGCTTAAGAAGCGGCGGAACCGTTCTTCATTCTTACAGTTTATTTAGTTTGTTATTGCTTTTTAACCCCGTTTTCGTTAAAATACAATTAGTGATCGATCAATTACTAATTGAATCTCCGTCCGGAGGTCTTCATCCTGAAAGGAGTCCCCATGGCCAAAAGCAATTCAACGTCTGTCAACCGTCAGAAGGACATCGTCTCAGCCGCAATCGAAGTCTTTGCCGAAATGGGCTATTACCGCGCTACTACCGCTAAAGTGGCTGAACGCGCCAACATTTCCCAGCCTTACGTTTTCCGCTTTTTCTCCACCAAAGAAGACCTGCTGATCGAAGCACTCAAAGTATCCTTTGAACGGATTAACGAGGCCTTCACCCGGGTAATACATTCTGCGCCGAAACCTTCGCTGGAACGGGAACTGATCGATGCCTATCAGAGCATCATGGATGAGCACCGCAGCGAAATTCTGCTGCAAATGCAGGCCCAGACCATAATGGAACATTCAGTTGCCGAGCTTATGCGCGAATCCTATGCCCAAATCCACGACAATGTCTACCGCGCTTTTAAGGCGGCCGGGCTTGAAGCGCCGATGGAAAAAACCATGCTGTTCCTGGCCAGAGGAATGTTGTGCAACACGGCTATGGCCATCCAGCTGCCTTTGCTCATGAAAATAAACGAATGATTTCGTTTATTTCGCAATTTAGTGATTGATTAATCACTAAATGAATAAGCACAAGTAACAGTTCATTTACTGGTAGCGAAGGTTCTTTTTTTGTAATTGATTAATCACTAGCTTCATCTCACCATCTAACCAAAGGAGTGTTTTCATATGAAAAAAGCAATTGTATTAGGCGCCACAGGCGGGACCGGAAGCGCCATAACAGCAGAACTCATCCGCCGAAATATCGAAACTATCGCTTTTGGCCGCTCCGAACGAAAATTAAAGCAGCTTCATCGGACTTTGAACGCCTCTCCCCTCCTCTCCCTGGCTATTGGAGATGCTTTTGACGCAGAATCCATCATCCAGGCGGCCCGATCCGCAGACGTGATCATCCATTGCGTCGCCGTTCCCTATAACGAAATGGTACAAAGCCAGCTCCCTCTGGGTGAAGCGGTGCTTACGGCAGCGTCATCTTTAGGCAAGAAGCTGGTGATCATCGACGGCATTTACCCTTACGGCAAAGCCGTTACGTCCCGCGTAAGCGAAACACATCCCAAACAGCCTCATACCCGAAAAGGCCAAACCAAGCTGGCCTTTGAGCAGCTGATCTTCAGCCCTCGCTGGCAGAATCTTCCCCGGATGATCGTCAGGCTGCCGGATTATTACGGCCCGACGGCCAATAAATCCTCTTACCTCGGCATGACGATGGAAGCTATTGCTGCGGGCCGTCCCGCCATGTTTGTCGGCCGTCTGAAGGTACCTCGGGAATATATTTATCTGCCTGACGCCGCTTATATGATTGCCGAGCTGGCTGCCTGTGAGGAGGCTTACAATGAGGAATGGAACCTGCCTGGATCTGGCGTTATAGCCGGATACGAGCTTGTTCGGCTTGCCCGTCAGGCTGCCGGGATGTCCAAACCTGTTCTGCCGCTGAATAAGCTGCTGCTCCGGATGAGCGGCTGGTTTGATCCTGTCGTGCGGGAAATCGTAGAGATGTATTATTTAACGAAGACGCCCGTAATCCTGGACGGCAGCAAATATACATCCCGGATCGGCCTGCTTAAAGCGACTCCATATCGGGTGGGGATTCCGGAGACGATTAAGGCCATTCAAGCCGCAAACCCATTGGCCAGACAAACAAATTAAGCAAGTAACAAATTAAGCACGCAATAAAACACCGGCCCTCCGCTATTCGGCAGAGGAGCCGGTGCACATCGCTTCTAAAATCCCAAATTCCGGTAGACTCTGAATCTTTATTTCTTCGCCGCGTATTTACGCATATCAAACGCAACCGCAGCCACGATGATCAAACCTTTGATAATCAGCTGCCAGTAAGGGCTGACGCCGATAAAGGTCAAACCGTAGTTGATGACGGTAAAGATGAGCACGCCCGTGACTACGCCAGGGACAGTACCAATTCCGCCCGTAGTGGAAACGCCGCCGACCACGCAAGCCGCGATGGCGTCAAGCTCGTACATGTTCCCGTAGTTGTTGGTGGCGCCGCCGGTTCTGGCGGCTTCCAGCACGCCTGCGAGGCCGTACAAAGCGCCTGCGATCCCATAAATCCACAGCAGGTTCTTGGCGACGTTAATGCCGGATACCCGCGCTGCCTGTTCATTGCCGCCGATGGCGTACATGTTTTTACCGAGTTTGGTTTTGTTGAAGACTACCCACACAATAAAAGCGACAAAAATCGCAATTAACACGATATAAGGAAGGGAATATTCGCCGCTTCCGATGCTGCCCGAGCCAATGTCCGTAAAGTCTTTGCGCAGACCGCCGATCGGCTGGGATTGGTTCGGCTTCGTATCGAAATAAAGCGAGTTAACGCCATAGATCGCTACCATGGTACCGAGCGTCGCGATAAATGGAGGCACTTTGAATTTGGATACGATAAATCCGTTCAGCAAACCAAAGAGCAAACCGACAACCAAAGCGATCAGGATCGGAATACCGACCCACAGCTGCGGCAGATCCGGGAAGAAGCGGCGGCCATAGTCGCTGACCTGCAGCATGGAAGCCGAGATAACAGCTGTCAAACCAACCATACGGCCTGCAGACAAGTCCGTTCCGCCTGTAATCAGGATAAACGCAACGCCCAGCGCGATGATCACGCGGGTTGCCGATTGAATCAGAATATCACGCAGGGTGCTGACCGCAAAAAATGATGGGTCATAAGCCGTGATCGCGATCAGCAAAACAACAAGCACGATGTAAATCGCATTTTGTGAGATTGAGCCTCTTAATTTCTGTGTATTCATCTTTCTGTTTCCTCCTTCTCCTGCCCTAGTGCTGGGCCGCCAAACGCATAATTTCTTGTTCTGTTGCCTGTTCTCTATCTAGAATGCCGGTTAGCCGGCCTTCGGACATGACCATGATGCGGTCTGACATTCCCAGCAGCTCAGGCATTTCAGAGGAAATGACGATAATGCTTTTCCCTTGCTCGGCCAGATCCGCAATAATCGAATAAATTTCGAATTTGGCGCCGACGTCAATGCCCCGGGTCGGTTCGTCAAGCAGCAGGATTTCCGGATTCGTCAGCAGCCAGCGGGCGAGCAGCACCTTTTGCTGGTTGCCGCCGGACAGATTCATAATCAAAGTCTTCATATTCGGCGTCTTGGTCCGCAGCTTCTCAATCCTCTCGTTGACTTCGGCCTTCTTTCTGCGTTCATCAAGCAGCATATACGGTGTCACGTAAGCATCAAGATTGGCTACGGCGCCGTTCTCGTGCACGGATAACACCGGCAAAATGCCGGTTGCGCGGCGTTCTTCGGTCAACAGGGCCATACCGTATTTTTTGGCATCGCCGGGGGATTTGATCTTCACCTCTTTGCCGTGAATCGAAATGCTCCCCGAGGAAATCTCCCGCAGCCCGAATAAGGCTTCTACGAGCTCTGTCCGTTGCGCGCCTACAAGACCACCTATGCCGAGAATCTCACCTTTACGCAGCTCAAAGGATACGTCTTTAAAAGATTTCGGATCCGCCGAGGTCAGGTTAGCAGCTTTCAGGATCACTTCGCCGGGATGGTTATGGCGTTCCGGAAAACGCTGCTCCAGATCGCGGCCTACCATGCGGGAAATGATTAGATCCGTGGTCATTTCTTTGGCTGGCCAGGTGCCGATTTTTTTGCCGTCCCGCATGATCGTTACGTCATCGGAAATCCGCAAAATTTCTTCCATTTTGTGCGAAATATATATGATCGCCACACCATTGCTCCGCAGCTCGTTGATGATCCGGAACAGATGCTCCACCTCTACGCTGGTCAGCGAGGAAGTCGGTTCATCCATCACGATAATCTTCGAGTTGAACGAAACGGCTTTGGCGATTTCGATCGATTGGACTTTGGAGACGGACAGCTTGCCGACAAGGACGTCAGGATCAATATCGATGTCCAGCTGTTTGAACAGTTGAATCGTATCCTCGCGCATTTTCTTGTGATCGATAAATTTAAGCGGGCCTTTGGTTGGAAAACGGCCCAGCCAAATGTTCTCCATCACGCTGCGGTGAGGGATCGGGTGAAGCTCCTGATGAATCATGGAAATGCCATGCTGCAGCGCTTCGCTGGAATTGTTGATGACCGTCTTCTGGCCGTTCAGCAGAATTTCGCCATTGTCCGGATGATAGATTCCGAACAGGCATTTCATTAAGGTAGATTTACCGGCGCCGTTCTCGCCCATAAGGGCGTGAACGGTTCCGGCTTTCACTTGCAGGGTAACGCCATCCAGCGCTTTGACGCCGGGAAATTCCTTGGTGATGCTGTTCATTTCGAGCAAAAATTGGTCAGACATGGCTGCTCCACTCCCCACTTATTTCGCGTCGTCTATATTGTCTTTCGTGATTTTTTTGTAAGGGATCCAGATATATTGGTTGTCGGTAATGTCAAAGCCAACACTGTCTTTAGTGATTTCTTTGCCTTGGGCTAACAGGGAAGCCAAAGTGATTGCCGCTTTACCTTGGTTCTTGGCATCATTCAGCACGGTGCCGAGCAGCGTGCCTTCCTGCAGTGCCTGCACCGCCGGAGCTGTTGCGTCAACGCCTACTACCGGCATGTATTTGTCCCCTTTGAAATAACCTGCCGCTTTCAAAGCTTCGATGGCGCCGAGGGCCATGTCATCATTATTAGCAAAAACTGCTTCGATTTTATCACCGTTGGAGCCCAGGAACGCGGCCATTTTATCTTGGCCTTTAACGCGGTCCCACATTGCCGTATC
Encoded proteins:
- a CDS encoding GDSL-type esterase/lipase family protein; translation: MRSSSKLWLIVSLVSGIATLLLLGGFVYAVHDIVNPASAPGFSSDIGKGTQEPAELPPTGQIGMVVIGDSLAKGTGDDEGKGFGERAVELLQSKAADRDVKLLGNLGINGLLTSGLTDELQEDGVQHVLKEASVILLSIGGNDLFQGAEALESGGDLPTAAELNTSIDQASERLKTIVAQLKQINPAATLVYIGLYNPFSDIEEMRTVGNNGVVRWNTAAQQTLNQYNGTLMIPTYDLFAGNLSAYLSGDHFHPNSDGYEQIAQRIVQSLK
- a CDS encoding PspA/IM30 family protein: MSIFKRLRDLTMSNINSMIDKAEDPIKMTDQYIRDMQEDLEDAEKAVAAQIAIEKRFKSLYEEQEELVNRRNEQAHTAAKAGNVDLARRALEEKKTAEEKAAEYKANYDQNKLAADNLRDKLDEMRKQLGELKNKRETLVARYNAAKAQHQINKSISGFDSDSAASGMKRMEEKMLQMEAQAEASGEIHAKGKSLDDEIDALGKDKEVEDELAALLKQYDKQS
- a CDS encoding CAP domain-containing protein; translation: MQKNRMKRKWKQITVWTAVSLALSTMLSVGPGQAGAVPVKTLSTVQLNYAKIQADKAAQVVKLVNQERQKAGLKPLVIHTNLTKLAKDKVVDMYNHKYFSHTSPKFGSPFDMMDSYKISYNYAGENLARGQQTPAQVVKDWMNSPGHRQNMLNPHYTLIGVGYYNGYWSQEFIGK
- a CDS encoding DUF4247 domain-containing protein; the protein is MKNGHSLYIKIVVILSLVAGLLSGCGSPSVIKENYPLESVNKSGDSTSYVYRAAGETVPEVAADLANQRTPDQMSAADPDHMFLVYRDEYYHLQKDPSKPEDTLIEVDSESYVRQNYDSSFLQGYLTAQLIGSLFSGGLGGYGGGYRGYTSRDIYEPNQSYHTPSTSEKKAAPPLTVEKRGSVNRRGSTTGGSTGGFFGGGGAGSGSDTGTGSRGSIQRNPGGGIDYGSGSYTKPRPSIKKPSTRAGRGGIRRR
- a CDS encoding ATP-binding cassette domain-containing protein, which produces MTTAIKISNLNKSFKHEVILQNVSLEIEQGKITGFIGHNGSGKSVFFKLICGLLLPDTGSIEIFEKKLGKEMDFPEDSGAVIEHPGFLPDKSGFQNLKYLASIRRTITDEQIKKSMIDVGLDPENPKKVKGYSLGMKQRLAIAQAIMEKPKLLILDEPMNGLDKDGVSLIRDLLLKLKSEGVTILLSSHITEDIRVLCDKVYEFENKQPIPVNFNAMI
- a CDS encoding NAD-dependent epimerase/dehydratase family protein yields the protein MKKAIVLGATGGTGSAITAELIRRNIETIAFGRSERKLKQLHRTLNASPLLSLAIGDAFDAESIIQAARSADVIIHCVAVPYNEMVQSQLPLGEAVLTAASSLGKKLVIIDGIYPYGKAVTSRVSETHPKQPHTRKGQTKLAFEQLIFSPRWQNLPRMIVRLPDYYGPTANKSSYLGMTMEAIAAGRPAMFVGRLKVPREYIYLPDAAYMIAELAACEEAYNEEWNLPGSGVIAGYELVRLARQAAGMSKPVLPLNKLLLRMSGWFDPVVREIVEMYYLTKTPVILDGSKYTSRIGLLKATPYRVGIPETIKAIQAANPLARQTN
- a CDS encoding TetR/AcrR family transcriptional regulator, which encodes MAKSNSTSVNRQKDIVSAAIEVFAEMGYYRATTAKVAERANISQPYVFRFFSTKEDLLIEALKVSFERINEAFTRVIHSAPKPSLERELIDAYQSIMDEHRSEILLQMQAQTIMEHSVAELMRESYAQIHDNVYRAFKAAGLEAPMEKTMLFLARGMLCNTAMAIQLPLLMKINE
- a CDS encoding DUF4178 domain-containing protein — translated: MNLVKRIGRLFAKEEPPLPEKSMLDLGPGDICEVELVTYQVTGSVRNPSRNAVVLTLQDGGHIKYLHIEEREKLEYVLYQEVDGRLDNPAEVPTELELDGKIHYLEEEYEGRVMVQGRAPFRQGGEQHVWQFQADDFSLLRIEWQDGRFMLYEGTKVIPGDVQVIRSK
- a CDS encoding GNAT family N-acetyltransferase gives rise to the protein MLELRKLKSCTLEEAVQAWNEGFEGYAFDATTTPDAFLKRMAAEELSSELSFVAFQDGKPAGIILNGIRETKEQKIGWNGGTGVAALYRGSGVGRSLIEASLTFFREQGVQLATLEALSANEKAIHLYLKAGYVQTDELEHLSLKGPAEPAVMPSKQATDTALKPFELVAVPPVQMAHIPFYKALNPWQTQWQSARDAAVVKDGTGDTIGYAYWKKIYQPGGEHAATILYQCEALPGHPESVAILKQLIWHAFDGFRDAINRSVPNLPKSASALTGLVLKSMGFSPVVQQVYMTKSL